The Georgenia sp. TF02-10 genome window below encodes:
- a CDS encoding (2Fe-2S)-binding protein, producing MTENPTVAATFDGAPLLGVPGRSVGAALVAAGITSWRTTRRGARPRGLFCGIGVCQDCLLTVDGVPNQRACLVPLAAGMVLESGDGHA from the coding sequence ATGACCGAGAACCCGACAGTCGCGGCGACCTTCGACGGCGCGCCCCTCCTAGGCGTGCCCGGCCGGTCCGTCGGCGCCGCGCTCGTCGCCGCCGGCATCACCTCCTGGCGCACCACCCGCCGCGGGGCACGACCGCGCGGGCTCTTCTGCGGGATCGGCGTGTGCCAGGACTGCCTGCTCACCGTCGACGGCGTCCCCAACCAGCGCGCCTGCCTCGTCCCGCTCGCCGCGGGCATGGTGCTCGAGAGCGGTGACGGGCATGCGTGA
- a CDS encoding FAD-binding oxidoreductase: protein MSAPDLLVVGAGIVGAATAYLAARAGLAVTVVDRAAPAAGTSSHGEGNVLVSDKELGPELDLAQYSSEVWRTELGEHADAWEFEAKGGLVVAATEQSLAALTALAEVQRGAGVAATPVAAEDLPALEPHLADGLAGAVHYPQDAQLMPMLAVAHLLRLARDAGAAVRPRTEVTGFLRAGDRVVGVRTPGGDVPAGAVLNAAGPWSGQVAALAGVDLPVAPRRGFVLVTEPVPVLVRHKVYAAEYVSDVASSDAALQSSPVVEGTPAGTILIGSTRERVGFDATVSVPALARLAAAAVGLFPALAGVVVMRHYHGFRPYCPDHLPVIGPDPRAPGLWHAAGHEGAGVGLAAGTAALLVQALTGAATALPLDPFRPERFGPTSRTDRTGSTNRPERTGSTNRPEMSGSTSRPGRQG, encoded by the coding sequence GTGAGCGCCCCCGACCTCCTCGTCGTCGGCGCCGGGATCGTCGGGGCGGCGACGGCGTACCTCGCCGCCCGCGCCGGCCTCGCCGTCACCGTGGTCGACCGGGCCGCGCCCGCCGCGGGGACCTCCTCCCACGGGGAGGGGAACGTGCTGGTCTCGGACAAGGAGCTCGGCCCCGAGCTGGACCTCGCCCAGTACTCCAGCGAGGTGTGGCGCACCGAGCTCGGCGAGCACGCCGACGCCTGGGAGTTCGAGGCCAAGGGCGGGCTCGTCGTCGCCGCGACCGAGCAGAGCCTCGCCGCGCTGACCGCGCTGGCCGAGGTCCAGCGCGGGGCGGGCGTGGCGGCCACCCCGGTGGCGGCCGAGGACCTGCCCGCGCTCGAGCCGCACCTGGCCGACGGGCTGGCCGGGGCCGTGCACTACCCGCAGGACGCCCAGCTCATGCCGATGCTCGCCGTCGCCCACCTGCTCCGGCTCGCCCGGGACGCCGGCGCGGCCGTGCGCCCCCGCACCGAGGTGACCGGGTTCCTCCGGGCCGGCGACCGGGTGGTCGGGGTCCGCACCCCCGGCGGTGACGTGCCGGCCGGGGCGGTGCTCAACGCCGCCGGGCCGTGGTCGGGCCAGGTCGCGGCCCTGGCCGGGGTCGACCTGCCGGTCGCGCCGCGGCGCGGGTTCGTCCTGGTCACCGAGCCGGTCCCGGTGCTGGTCCGGCACAAGGTCTACGCGGCCGAGTACGTCTCCGACGTGGCCAGCTCCGACGCCGCGCTGCAGTCCTCCCCCGTCGTCGAGGGCACCCCGGCCGGGACGATCCTGATCGGGTCCACCCGCGAGCGCGTCGGGTTCGACGCCACCGTCTCGGTGCCGGCGCTGGCGCGGCTGGCGGCGGCCGCCGTCGGGCTCTTCCCCGCGCTGGCCGGGGTCGTCGTGATGCGGCACTACCACGGCTTCCGGCCGTACTGCCCGGACCACCTGCCGGTCATCGGCCCGGACCCGCGGGCTCCGGGCCTGTGGCACGCCGCCGGGCACGAGGGCGCGGGAGTGGGCCTGGCCGCCGGCACGGCCGCCCTGCTCGTCCAGGCGCTAACCGGCGCGGCGACCGCGCTGCCGCTGGACCCGTTCCGGCCGGAGCGGTTCGGCCCGACGAGCCGCACGGACAGGACCGGCTCCACGAACCGACCGGAGCGGACCGGCTCCACGAACCGACCGGAGATGTCCGGCTCGACCAGCCGACCGGGGAGGCAGGGATGA